The Nitrogeniibacter aestuarii genome has a window encoding:
- the tssK gene encoding type VI secretion system baseplate subunit TssK, with the protein MTRHAKVLWGEGLFLRPQHFQQQDAYHEAQIRQALLTAQPFGWGLRSLDIDQDALSSGTLRIERIDAVLPNGERYLAPDEDRLPAPLSLDGLDLDEGATDILLAVQHLRPHGGNASPEGDTEESTRYLIDNRDTVDLFTDAAEAPLPVLVKTSVLKAASESTDAYLTVPILRLRKTPANGYEKDPRFVPPSLTLAGAPLLQLQLRRLLDALQAKINALYGFHREPSKHIIEFRSGDVASFWLLHTASSAFAALSHLHQNPLLHPERLFQELLRLAGGLMTFSKGFTVNDLPAYEHANPGPAFLKLDHLLRELLETVISTRYFSIALSEPKPAFHMGRLESEKIDDDTAFYLSIQAAMPMAQLIESVPLQFKVGAPDDVDKLVLSAMGGVRLEHAAQVPPAIPVKPNATYFSLDRRSALYDRMLQAGTITIYIPESFGDLKLELIAVNS; encoded by the coding sequence TTGACCCGTCACGCCAAAGTACTCTGGGGCGAAGGCCTTTTCCTCCGCCCACAGCATTTTCAGCAGCAGGACGCCTATCACGAAGCTCAGATCCGTCAGGCACTGCTGACAGCGCAACCGTTTGGCTGGGGGCTTCGCAGCCTCGACATCGATCAGGATGCATTGTCCAGCGGCACCTTGCGCATTGAACGCATCGACGCAGTCCTCCCCAATGGAGAGCGTTATCTGGCGCCCGACGAGGACCGCCTGCCCGCCCCGCTCTCACTCGATGGACTCGATCTCGACGAGGGTGCCACGGACATCTTGCTCGCGGTCCAGCATCTCAGGCCACATGGTGGAAACGCCAGCCCGGAGGGCGACACGGAGGAAAGCACCCGATACCTGATCGACAATCGCGACACCGTTGATCTGTTTACCGACGCGGCCGAGGCCCCGCTGCCCGTGCTCGTCAAGACATCGGTGCTCAAGGCCGCGAGCGAAAGTACCGACGCTTACCTGACCGTTCCCATCCTGCGTCTTCGCAAGACCCCGGCAAACGGCTACGAGAAGGATCCACGGTTTGTGCCCCCGTCATTGACACTGGCAGGCGCACCGCTGCTCCAGCTCCAGTTGCGCCGTCTGCTCGATGCGCTGCAAGCCAAGATCAACGCGCTGTACGGGTTTCACCGTGAACCGTCGAAACACATCATTGAATTCCGTTCGGGCGATGTTGCCTCTTTCTGGCTGCTGCATACGGCCAGCAGCGCTTTCGCCGCACTCTCGCACCTGCATCAGAATCCGCTGCTTCATCCAGAGCGACTGTTCCAGGAGCTGTTGCGACTAGCCGGCGGCCTCATGACCTTTTCGAAGGGGTTCACGGTCAACGACCTGCCCGCCTACGAGCATGCAAACCCGGGCCCTGCGTTTCTCAAGCTCGACCATCTGTTGCGCGAACTTCTCGAGACCGTGATTTCGACCCGTTACTTCTCGATCGCCCTGTCCGAGCCGAAGCCTGCCTTCCACATGGGACGCCTCGAGTCGGAGAAGATCGACGACGACACCGCGTTCTACCTGTCCATTCAGGCCGCCATGCCCATGGCGCAACTCATCGAATCGGTGCCGTTGCAGTTCAAGGTCGGGGCGCCAGACGATGTGGACAAGCTCGTTCTCTCTGCCATGGGCGGGGTCCGGCTGGAGCATGCGGCACAAGTGCCTCCGGCGATCCCGGTCAAGCCGAATGCCACCTACTTTTCGCTGGATCGACGCTCGGCGCTGTATGACCGCATGCTGCAGGCGGGCACGATCACCATCTACATTCCCGAGAGCTTCGGGGATCTGAAACTCGAACTCATTGCCGTTAACTCATGA
- the tssG gene encoding type VI secretion system baseplate subunit TssG → MRTAHRQFDPGLIDQIEQSPQQFEFFQAVRLLDRFFRAHGRGRGNDEGAVSDLIRFRNSLQLSFAPSQIEAALIEADTAAPESAHPSRSIRYVQITPAFMGMLGMHGTLPVHYTESVERRERFNRDRSARAFFDLFSNRAVGQFYRAWRKYRLAVQYETDRRNRFLPLILALGGLGFESLRDRLAASPGRIDDESIAHFAGLMRQRPVSAVALQSMLSQYFGVQVRIEQFVGRWYALPKEQRTTLGGRNACLGQTAMSGERVWQRNLRVRVHIGPLARETYESFLPQGEQACALEKLLSLATGSQFEYEVRPILRAADVRPTQLSSHGGVRLGFDAFMVTRDVHEDRADTVFELHAIH, encoded by the coding sequence ATGCGAACCGCGCACCGGCAATTCGATCCTGGGCTAATCGATCAGATCGAGCAATCGCCACAACAGTTCGAGTTTTTCCAGGCGGTGCGACTGCTCGATCGTTTCTTTCGCGCGCATGGCCGCGGTCGGGGGAACGACGAGGGTGCTGTCTCCGATCTGATCCGTTTTCGAAATTCGCTGCAGCTGTCTTTTGCGCCCAGTCAGATCGAAGCCGCATTGATCGAAGCCGACACTGCCGCGCCTGAGAGTGCGCATCCGAGCCGCAGCATTCGGTATGTCCAGATCACCCCGGCGTTCATGGGCATGCTGGGCATGCATGGGACACTTCCCGTGCATTACACCGAGTCGGTGGAGCGACGCGAACGATTTAACCGCGACCGCAGCGCCCGCGCTTTTTTCGATCTGTTCTCGAATCGGGCGGTCGGCCAGTTTTATCGCGCCTGGCGAAAGTACCGGCTGGCAGTCCAGTACGAAACCGACCGGCGTAATCGTTTCCTGCCCCTCATTCTGGCACTCGGCGGCTTGGGCTTCGAATCTCTGCGCGACCGTCTTGCCGCGTCACCCGGGCGTATCGATGATGAATCGATTGCCCATTTCGCCGGGCTCATGCGCCAGCGGCCGGTGTCGGCGGTTGCATTGCAAAGCATGCTGAGCCAGTACTTCGGTGTTCAAGTGCGTATCGAACAGTTCGTGGGGCGCTGGTATGCACTCCCGAAAGAACAGCGCACGACGCTCGGGGGACGCAACGCGTGCCTGGGTCAAACGGCCATGTCCGGTGAGCGGGTCTGGCAGCGAAATCTCAGGGTACGCGTGCACATTGGTCCGCTTGCCCGCGAAACCTATGAATCTTTCCTGCCCCAAGGCGAGCAGGCTTGCGCACTCGAAAAACTCCTGTCACTCGCCACGGGGTCCCAGTTCGAATACGAAGTACGGCCGATTCTCAGAGCGGCTGACGTCAGACCAACCCAACTGAGTTCTCACGGAGGCGTTCGGCTTGGTTTCGACGCCTTCATGGTCACGCGTGACGTTCACGAAGACCGCGCCGACACGGTGTTTGAACTCCATGCCATTCACTGA
- the tssB gene encoding type VI secretion system contractile sheath small subunit, whose product MSKKESVQKRLQKVRPPRVQLTYDVEKGDAVEQKEIPFVAGVLGDFAGQSQAPQGKLRDRKFVNVDLDNFDDVMGAIAPRAAYRVKNRLSEDGGELGVDLTFNKFEDFRPESVVEQVEPLRKLMEARSKLADLRNKLAGNEKLEDLLAEVLQSTEQLQALGEGKSKSEDQ is encoded by the coding sequence GTGTCCAAGAAAGAAAGTGTTCAGAAGCGCCTGCAGAAGGTGCGTCCGCCGCGCGTTCAGCTGACGTATGACGTCGAGAAAGGTGACGCTGTCGAGCAGAAGGAAATTCCGTTTGTGGCAGGTGTGCTCGGCGATTTTGCCGGACAAAGCCAGGCGCCTCAGGGCAAGCTCCGCGATCGCAAGTTCGTCAATGTTGATCTTGATAACTTTGACGACGTCATGGGTGCGATTGCGCCTCGTGCCGCGTATCGCGTCAAGAACCGACTGTCGGAAGACGGCGGGGAGCTCGGCGTTGATCTGACCTTCAACAAGTTCGAAGATTTTCGGCCGGAGTCCGTCGTCGAGCAGGTCGAGCCGCTGAGAAAGTTGATGGAAGCGAGATCCAAACTTGCCGATCTTCGCAACAAGTTGGCCGGTAACGAAAAGCTCGAGGATCTGCTTGCTGAGGTGCTTCAGAGCACCGAGCAACTGCAGGCTCTCGGTGAAGGCAAGTCGAAGTCGGAGGATCAGTAA
- a CDS encoding tetratricopeptide repeat protein, producing MYYGAPHLAMSMASCRSLPVQMFDRCFMLFFGRGALLPLFGLLLVLSGCATTTKPLSDMDFAKAMESSEKQVTGLIGEKKSNEAVAMLSKLASENPTRKAPWARLAKLYFDAANYGEAIVAADEVLQRDPADRVAKSIRAVSGLRVATQSLDDLRNDEDMKGSARADAVNLAKVLRETLGEEVLVPPVDKEAQARAEEEAKAKAKARARARYLKRKAAEAAAKTESAVAAKPDVKVNGDPFSALE from the coding sequence ATGTACTATGGCGCTCCGCATTTGGCAATGTCTATGGCATCATGCCGCTCGTTGCCAGTCCAGATGTTTGATAGGTGTTTTATGTTGTTTTTCGGTCGTGGGGCGCTCCTCCCTCTCTTCGGTTTGCTGCTTGTGCTCTCAGGTTGTGCGACCACAACCAAGCCGCTCTCCGATATGGATTTTGCCAAGGCGATGGAGAGTTCCGAAAAGCAGGTCACTGGACTCATCGGCGAAAAGAAGTCGAATGAGGCGGTGGCCATGCTCAGCAAACTGGCCAGCGAAAACCCCACGCGCAAGGCGCCCTGGGCGCGACTCGCAAAGCTCTACTTCGATGCAGCCAATTATGGTGAGGCGATCGTCGCGGCCGATGAGGTTCTTCAGCGTGATCCGGCCGATCGCGTTGCCAAGAGCATTCGTGCGGTCAGTGGTCTGCGGGTTGCGACCCAGTCTCTCGATGATCTGAGAAATGATGAAGACATGAAGGGGTCTGCACGCGCCGATGCGGTCAACCTGGCGAAGGTGCTCAGAGAAACCTTGGGTGAAGAGGTGCTCGTGCCTCCTGTCGATAAGGAAGCCCAGGCCCGGGCTGAGGAAGAGGCCAAGGCGAAAGCCAAGGCGCGGGCGCGAGCGCGCTACCTCAAGCGCAAGGCTGCCGAAGCGGCGGCCAAGACCGAGAGTGCAGTGGCTGCAAAACCTGACGTCAAGGTGAACGGAGATCCGTTCAGCGCTCTCGAATAA
- the tssF gene encoding type VI secretion system baseplate subunit TssF, translating to MEDLLPYYERELAFLRRHSREFAERYPKIASGLLLSGEGCDDPHIERMIESFALLNARVSKKIEDSYPQFTEALLNVLYPHYLRPFPACSIAYFDTEGADLQLSSPASLPRGTELTSRPIKGANCRFRTAWDVELAPIRVSGLEFDPLVRAPSSVRVPVKTSALLTLSLDVPATEEGWRVQSLSRLRCYIDAEPSIAAALRDCLFVRLKGLWASGSDELWRKADPALIQPVGFDDEEALIEIPDSTHAAYRILTEYFAFAEKFNFFDVDLSKLPGSARRGSRLNIHLAFSDLSADSDAARLLQTLGPKNIRLGCVPVVNLFEQRGEPIRVTHRQTTYPVVADARRAYAYEVYSIDSVRRVRQSAQGEHITEFRPFFSLRHGEVPEENGNYWYAERNELVAERSPGYELELSVVDADFDPLERYADTLSVKLKCTNRDLPTAMSIGMPSGDLFLEGGSVAKSIRLLRKPTQPARFEHRRSGQWRLISHLSLNHLSLTRSGLSAFKEMLTLYDLPRTAVTRRQIDGIIDIDHADKTVWMAGQPFASFVRGVEVTLTVDEESFVGTGLHVFAQVLDRFLGLYVHLNSFIQLVLISSRTGEVLIRCEPRTGNSILG from the coding sequence ATGGAAGATCTGCTGCCTTACTACGAGCGCGAGCTGGCCTTTCTCAGAAGGCATTCGCGGGAGTTTGCCGAGCGGTACCCGAAAATTGCCTCTGGTTTGCTGTTGTCGGGCGAAGGCTGTGACGATCCGCATATCGAACGGATGATCGAATCCTTCGCGCTGCTGAACGCACGCGTCAGCAAGAAGATCGAAGACAGCTATCCGCAATTTACCGAGGCGTTGCTCAACGTTCTCTACCCGCACTACCTGAGACCGTTTCCCGCGTGCTCGATTGCATATTTCGACACCGAAGGCGCTGACCTTCAACTGTCGTCGCCGGCAAGCCTGCCCCGAGGTACCGAACTGACGTCCCGTCCCATCAAAGGGGCAAACTGCCGATTCAGGACAGCATGGGATGTCGAACTAGCGCCTATCAGGGTCAGTGGTCTGGAGTTCGACCCCCTGGTTCGAGCGCCGTCCTCCGTGCGGGTCCCCGTCAAGACGTCGGCCCTGTTGACCTTGTCGCTGGATGTGCCGGCCACAGAGGAGGGTTGGCGCGTTCAAAGTCTGTCGCGTCTGCGCTGTTACATCGATGCCGAGCCCTCGATTGCCGCCGCCCTGCGCGACTGCCTGTTCGTCAGGCTGAAGGGGCTCTGGGCGTCGGGCTCGGATGAGCTCTGGCGCAAGGCTGATCCTGCGCTGATTCAGCCGGTCGGGTTTGATGACGAGGAGGCGTTGATCGAGATACCCGACAGTACGCACGCGGCGTATCGCATCCTGACCGAGTATTTTGCCTTTGCCGAGAAGTTCAATTTCTTCGATGTCGATCTGTCGAAACTACCCGGATCGGCCCGGCGCGGGAGCCGACTGAACATCCACCTTGCGTTTTCGGACCTGAGCGCCGACAGCGATGCGGCTCGACTGCTGCAGACGCTGGGCCCAAAGAATATCCGTCTCGGTTGTGTTCCGGTGGTGAATCTGTTCGAACAGCGCGGCGAGCCGATTCGAGTGACCCACCGCCAGACCACTTACCCGGTGGTCGCCGACGCGCGTCGCGCCTATGCCTACGAGGTGTATTCAATTGACTCGGTTCGCCGTGTCAGGCAAAGCGCGCAGGGCGAGCACATCACCGAATTCCGCCCGTTTTTCTCCTTGCGGCACGGCGAGGTGCCGGAGGAAAACGGTAACTACTGGTATGCAGAACGCAATGAACTGGTGGCTGAGCGGAGTCCGGGGTATGAACTTGAGTTGTCGGTGGTTGATGCCGATTTCGATCCCCTGGAGCGCTACGCAGACACCCTGAGCGTCAAGCTCAAATGCACCAACCGGGACTTGCCGACGGCGATGTCGATCGGTATGCCCAGTGGAGACCTCTTTCTTGAGGGCGGCTCGGTCGCCAAGTCGATTCGTCTCTTGCGCAAACCGACGCAACCCGCACGATTCGAGCATCGACGCAGTGGGCAGTGGCGTCTGATCTCCCATCTGTCGCTCAACCATCTTTCGCTGACGCGCAGCGGATTGTCAGCATTCAAGGAAATGCTCACGCTCTACGATCTGCCTCGCACTGCGGTTACGCGCCGGCAGATCGACGGCATCATCGATATCGATCATGCCGACAAGACCGTGTGGATGGCCGGTCAGCCCTTCGCCAGCTTTGTCCGTGGCGTCGAAGTCACGCTGACGGTGGACGAAGAGAGCTTTGTCGGTACCGGGCTGCATGTCTTCGCCCAGGTGCTGGACCGATTCCTGGGGCTTTACGTGCACCTGAACAGTTTCATCCAGCTCGTGCTGATTTCCAGCCGTACCGGGGAGGTATTGATCCGATGCGAACCGCGCACCGGCAATTCGATCCTGGGCTAA
- the tssC gene encoding type VI secretion system contractile sheath large subunit, whose amino-acid sequence MSAQAEMSNGATVAEGSLLDSIVAESRVARSDAERERAKDIISEFASQVLEGEVVVSENLAASLDARVAELDRLISSQLSEVMHAPEFQALESAWTGLHYLCKQTSTGELMKIKLMSATKKELVKDFKTAIDFDQSALFKKVYEEEFGTFGGSPFGTLIGQFEVSRQPEDMYFLEQMSHVAAAAHAPFISAASPDMFGLETFTDLGKPRDLSKVFDTVEYAKWKSFREAEDSRYVGLTLPHFLGRLPYNPVDGITTEGFNFVEEVDGSDHSKYLWCNAAFAFAARLTSAFESYGWCAAVRGVEGGGLVEDLPTHTFRTDDGEIALKCPTEVAITDRREKELSDLGFMPLVHCKNTDYAAFFGAQSCQKPKKYDTDAANANASLSAQLQYIFAVCRIAHYMKAMMRDKIGSFASAANVEMYLQRWVDQYVTADDSASQETKAQFPLREASIEVSEVPGRPGVYRAVSFIRPHFQLDELSVSLRLVAELPNSNG is encoded by the coding sequence ATGAGTGCCCAGGCCGAAATGTCAAATGGCGCGACCGTAGCCGAAGGCAGTCTGCTCGACTCGATCGTCGCTGAAAGTCGGGTTGCCCGTTCGGACGCTGAGCGCGAGCGCGCCAAAGATATCATCAGCGAGTTCGCCAGTCAGGTGCTTGAGGGCGAGGTCGTGGTGTCCGAGAACCTCGCTGCGTCACTCGATGCCCGGGTGGCGGAACTTGATCGCCTGATCTCGTCTCAGCTGAGTGAAGTGATGCACGCGCCCGAGTTTCAGGCGCTCGAAAGTGCCTGGACCGGCCTGCACTATCTGTGCAAGCAGACCTCGACCGGCGAGCTGATGAAGATCAAGCTCATGAGTGCGACCAAGAAGGAGCTGGTCAAGGACTTCAAGACGGCCATCGATTTCGATCAAAGCGCGCTCTTCAAGAAAGTGTACGAAGAAGAGTTCGGTACGTTTGGCGGTTCTCCGTTTGGGACGCTGATCGGGCAGTTCGAGGTCTCGCGTCAGCCGGAAGACATGTACTTCCTCGAGCAGATGTCCCACGTAGCAGCCGCAGCGCATGCACCGTTCATTTCTGCGGCGTCTCCCGACATGTTCGGACTCGAAACCTTCACGGATCTGGGCAAGCCGCGCGATCTGTCGAAAGTGTTCGATACCGTTGAGTACGCCAAATGGAAATCCTTCCGCGAAGCGGAAGATTCGCGTTACGTTGGCCTCACCTTGCCGCATTTCCTGGGTCGCTTGCCTTACAACCCGGTGGACGGCATCACCACCGAGGGCTTCAACTTCGTCGAAGAAGTGGATGGCTCCGATCACAGCAAGTACCTGTGGTGTAACGCGGCGTTTGCGTTTGCTGCACGACTGACCAGTGCCTTTGAAAGCTACGGCTGGTGTGCCGCTGTCCGGGGCGTGGAAGGTGGCGGTCTCGTTGAAGACCTGCCGACGCACACCTTCCGCACCGACGATGGCGAAATCGCGCTGAAATGCCCGACCGAAGTGGCCATTACCGATCGTCGCGAGAAAGAGCTGAGCGACCTGGGATTCATGCCGCTGGTTCATTGCAAGAACACCGATTACGCGGCCTTCTTTGGTGCCCAGTCGTGCCAGAAGCCCAAGAAGTACGATACCGACGCGGCCAACGCCAATGCATCGCTCTCCGCACAGCTGCAATACATCTTTGCCGTGTGCCGTATCGCGCACTACATGAAGGCGATGATGCGCGACAAGATCGGTAGCTTCGCGTCTGCGGCAAACGTCGAGATGTACCTCCAGCGCTGGGTGGATCAGTACGTGACTGCCGACGATTCCGCATCGCAAGAGACCAAGGCTCAGTTCCCGCTTCGTGAAGCTTCCATTGAAGTGAGTGAAGTGCCGGGCCGTCCTGGCGTCTATCGCGCCGTGTCGTTCATTCGACCCCATTTCCAGCTCGACGAATTGTCGGTATCGCTTCGCCTGGTGGCAGAGCTGCCCAACTCGAACGGCTAA
- the tssE gene encoding type VI secretion system baseplate subunit TssE: MKGFEPSLLDKLFCDDVASPVRRRLSLDELKDSVARDLEALLNARTTVDEGLSKAFPESMRSVVTFGLNDFAGMSLASVHDRARICQSIERTIARHEPRLRDVRVNLELDRHSINALFFSIKAMLVVRPAQEPVSFDAMLQPTTLQYSVNRQINRGLGG, encoded by the coding sequence ATGAAAGGCTTCGAACCCTCCCTGCTCGACAAGCTCTTCTGCGACGACGTGGCTTCGCCTGTTCGACGCAGGCTTTCGCTCGACGAATTGAAAGACTCGGTCGCCCGAGATCTCGAGGCGCTGCTCAATGCCCGGACGACGGTTGACGAAGGCTTGTCCAAGGCGTTTCCGGAGAGCATGCGCTCTGTGGTGACGTTTGGCCTGAATGACTTTGCCGGCATGTCCCTGGCGAGCGTGCATGACAGGGCCCGGATTTGCCAGTCGATCGAGCGGACGATCGCTCGTCATGAGCCCCGCTTGCGCGACGTTCGCGTCAACCTAGAGCTGGATCGGCACTCGATCAATGCGCTGTTCTTCTCGATCAAGGCCATGCTGGTGGTTCGTCCCGCGCAAGAACCTGTGAGTTTCGACGCCATGCTGCAGCCCACGACGCTTCAGTATTCGGTCAATCGCCAGATCAACCGGGGCCTTGGAGGCTAA
- a CDS encoding Hcp family type VI secretion system effector has translation MKDIYVEFKGSDLKGDSRDAKHKDQVEVSTWSHTMRQPKSATASAAGGHTAERVEHGEMIFTKDIDGSSPKLYQACSSGLVVNDVIIYFYRAFGGKNTTGNPSGTQNRHQYMKIELKNVIVSSVSPSVSDEGIPSETFSLKYSAVKWTYDELNIDGNKSGKVNIQGAWNLAKNTPSLT, from the coding sequence ATGAAGGATATTTACGTCGAATTCAAGGGTAGCGACCTGAAGGGTGACTCCCGCGACGCCAAGCACAAGGATCAGGTTGAAGTGTCGACCTGGAGTCACACCATGCGTCAACCCAAGTCGGCGACCGCGTCGGCAGCGGGTGGTCACACGGCCGAGCGTGTCGAGCACGGCGAGATGATCTTCACCAAGGACATCGATGGTTCGAGCCCCAAGCTCTACCAGGCATGCTCCTCGGGTCTGGTCGTCAATGACGTGATCATCTATTTCTACCGTGCTTTCGGTGGCAAGAACACCACTGGCAACCCCAGCGGTACCCAGAACCGTCACCAGTACATGAAGATCGAACTGAAGAACGTGATCGTTTCTTCCGTTTCCCCGTCTGTGTCCGACGAAGGCATCCCGTCCGAGACCTTCTCTCTGAAGTATTCCGCTGTGAAGTGGACCTACGACGAGCTGAACATCGACGGTAACAAGTCCGGCAAGGTCAACATCCAGGGCGCCTGGAACCTGGCCAAGAACACGCCGAGCCTGACGTAA
- the tssJ gene encoding type VI secretion system lipoprotein TssJ produces the protein MTFHSTVSRSATLIAATLCICLTLTGCGTATAVQVVGAAVNAALETSGLKSKEGPKTVTVRLDTGDALNSTSDGEPLALLVRIYQLKSDAGFSSLSYAQFANPGEEQSQLADEVVHVREMMLLPGKSYSIEERLDEQTHVIGIVALFHSPAPSRWKYAFDTTTDNDEGIAVGLHACSMTVGHGQLTNPQNAATAARLAGVRCGS, from the coding sequence GTGACTTTCCACTCGACTGTTTCCCGGTCCGCGACGTTGATTGCGGCAACCCTTTGTATTTGCTTGACATTAACCGGGTGTGGAACGGCCACCGCCGTGCAGGTTGTCGGCGCCGCAGTGAATGCGGCACTCGAGACGAGCGGCCTCAAGTCCAAAGAGGGCCCCAAGACAGTCACCGTCCGTCTGGATACGGGCGACGCCCTCAACAGCACGTCTGATGGTGAACCTCTGGCTTTGCTGGTGCGGATATATCAGCTCAAATCCGACGCGGGATTCTCTTCGCTCAGCTATGCCCAGTTCGCCAATCCGGGAGAGGAACAGAGCCAGCTCGCCGACGAGGTCGTCCACGTTCGCGAGATGATGCTGCTCCCGGGCAAGTCCTATTCGATCGAAGAGCGGCTGGATGAACAGACGCATGTCATCGGTATCGTCGCCCTGTTCCATTCGCCGGCGCCCAGTCGCTGGAAGTATGCCTTCGACACAACCACCGACAATGACGAAGGCATTGCCGTCGGACTGCATGCCTGCTCGATGACCGTCGGGCACGGTCAACTCACCAACCCCCAAAACGCCGCAACTGCGGCACGCCTCGCCGGCGTGCGTTGTGGCTCTTGA